In one Tessaracoccus palaemonis genomic region, the following are encoded:
- a CDS encoding enoyl-CoA hydratase-related protein, which yields MSTVTTTVDDGIATLTLNRPGVLNAFTLDMGADFVDALRGLDADAAVRAIIVTGAGRAFCAGMELSDSDNVFGFDPRMDLTPAELAERWQEPEVSDGAREPGGKLTLAILECRKPVIAAINGPAVGIGSTMTLPMDFRLASTHARMGFVFARLGITPEACSTWFLPRLIGVPSALELLYTGDIIDAARAHEVGLVGSVHEPDELLPAAHALADRLTRGRSPHAVALTRQLVYRHLADVGVLEAHLDESLALRHAAHGDGREGGLAFLAKREPHFNQPAPHGFDHIFLRA from the coding sequence GTGAGTACCGTGACCACCACCGTCGACGACGGCATCGCAACCCTCACCCTCAACCGTCCGGGTGTCCTCAACGCCTTCACGCTCGACATGGGCGCCGACTTCGTCGACGCGCTGCGAGGCCTCGACGCCGACGCCGCCGTGCGCGCGATCATCGTCACCGGCGCGGGCCGCGCGTTCTGCGCCGGCATGGAGCTGAGCGACTCCGACAACGTGTTCGGCTTCGATCCCCGCATGGATCTCACCCCGGCCGAGCTCGCGGAGCGCTGGCAGGAGCCCGAGGTCTCCGACGGGGCCCGCGAACCCGGCGGCAAGCTGACGCTCGCGATCCTCGAGTGCCGCAAGCCCGTCATCGCGGCCATCAACGGCCCCGCAGTAGGGATCGGCTCGACCATGACGCTGCCGATGGACTTCCGCCTGGCCTCCACCCACGCCCGGATGGGCTTCGTCTTCGCGCGGCTCGGCATCACGCCCGAGGCGTGCTCGACCTGGTTCCTGCCGCGGCTGATCGGCGTGCCGTCGGCGCTGGAGTTGCTCTACACCGGCGACATCATCGACGCGGCACGGGCCCACGAGGTCGGCCTCGTCGGCTCGGTCCACGAGCCCGACGAGCTGCTGCCCGCGGCCCACGCGCTGGCCGACCGGCTGACGCGTGGCCGCTCCCCGCACGCCGTCGCGCTCACCCGCCAGCTGGTCTACCGCCACCTCGCCGACGTCGGCGTGCTGGAGGCCCACCTGGACGAGTCGCTGGCCCTGCGCCACGCGGCGCACGGCGACGGCCGGGAGGGCGGGCTGGCCTTCCTCGCCAAGCGCGAGCCGCACTTCAACCAGCCGGCGCCCCACGGCTTCGACCACATCTTCCTGCGGGCGTGA
- a CDS encoding helix-turn-helix transcriptional regulator has protein sequence MTATTQQLHLGATRSEVLSLLLDAPGHLTVPEIASALQLHRNSARFHLDALVEAGYAVRIPGVPSGNGRPPLLYTATHDAPAMGHSHLLELIELLLGQLGDTPEGQSAGRQAGRAWGADKAPGQLDDDEVLDALAHHLAERGFAPVRDDQQLCFVRCPFRSAISPQQLPLVCAIHAGFIDGFLSAVSDDLSAGPMAIGENSCSVEVSRH, from the coding sequence GTGACCGCCACGACGCAGCAACTACATCTGGGAGCAACCCGCTCCGAGGTGCTGTCGCTCCTGCTCGACGCTCCCGGCCACCTCACAGTTCCCGAGATCGCCTCAGCGCTGCAGCTCCACCGCAACTCCGCCCGGTTCCACCTGGACGCGCTCGTGGAGGCCGGTTATGCGGTGCGGATACCGGGAGTTCCTTCCGGCAACGGTCGCCCGCCGCTCCTGTACACGGCGACCCACGACGCCCCCGCAATGGGCCACTCCCACCTTCTCGAACTGATCGAGCTCCTGCTCGGCCAGCTGGGCGATACGCCGGAGGGTCAGTCGGCCGGGCGGCAGGCGGGTCGGGCCTGGGGGGCCGACAAGGCCCCGGGGCAGCTCGATGACGACGAGGTGCTCGATGCCCTCGCCCATCACCTCGCCGAACGCGGCTTCGCTCCTGTACGCGATGACCAACAACTCTGTTTCGTGCGCTGTCCGTTCAGGAGCGCCATCTCGCCTCAGCAGCTGCCGCTCGTCTGCGCGATCCACGCAGGGTTCATCGACGGCTTCCTCAGCGCCGTCAGCGACGACCTGAGCGCGGGACCGATGGCGATCGGCGAGAACAGCTGCTCGGTCGAGGTCTCCCGTCACTGA
- the mobA gene encoding molybdenum cofactor guanylyltransferase: MRSAAVILAGGRSSRMAADKLSLEIGGCSLLERAVRAADAVAAPIVVAGARPPWWPAIDPTVVFVSEDPPFGGPVAGIAAGLSVLGAETERVFVLAGDLADPAAVVAALTEVEAGDDGVVLEDAQGWPQYLAGLYDAVALRAALAGLGVARDVSVRALMATLALRRLPANPLVTRDLDTPDDAKMAGAQLPPMRVDGALPGRRCGPSASIHDLES; this comes from the coding sequence GTGAGATCCGCCGCTGTCATCCTCGCGGGTGGCAGATCCTCGCGGATGGCCGCCGACAAGCTCTCACTGGAGATAGGCGGGTGCAGTCTCCTGGAACGCGCTGTGCGGGCGGCCGACGCGGTCGCGGCGCCCATCGTGGTGGCCGGGGCCCGGCCTCCCTGGTGGCCGGCGATCGACCCGACCGTCGTGTTCGTCAGCGAGGATCCGCCGTTCGGTGGTCCTGTGGCCGGCATCGCGGCGGGTCTGAGCGTTCTGGGGGCGGAGACGGAGCGGGTCTTCGTGCTGGCGGGCGACCTGGCGGATCCGGCGGCGGTGGTCGCCGCGCTGACCGAGGTTGAGGCCGGCGACGACGGCGTCGTCCTGGAGGACGCTCAGGGCTGGCCCCAGTACCTGGCGGGTCTCTACGACGCTGTCGCGCTCCGGGCAGCGCTGGCCGGCCTTGGCGTGGCGCGTGACGTATCGGTCCGGGCTCTCATGGCGACCCTCGCACTACGTCGACTTCCAGCGAACCCGCTTGTCACGCGCGATTTAGATACCCCGGATGATGCGAAAATGGCCGGGGCCCAGTTGCCGCCGATGCGGGTCGACGGGGCGCTGCCGGGCCGCAGATGCGGGCCGTCCGCGTCCATCCACGACCTGGAGTCCTAG
- a CDS encoding cation transporter, with translation MGRTDLPQRQQEALRKAIFWEWFTLGYSAATIMLIAVVIGGSQAMKTAWVEDILSLLPQISFLVALLFIRQPPSRRFPYGLHRAMGVGHLVAGVALLLIGALLAVESALGLARAEHPAIGTVNLFGHTIWLGWCMVAVMVGTMWGPFVYGRAKLKLAPDLHNKVLFTDADMSKADWTTTAASVIGVLGIGIGWWWLDGVAALFISLGIVKDGWRNSSSAVLDLMDQRARSFDDSEPHPLSSDIVKRVRREAWVRDASVRMRDMGQVFHIEVFVIPRAEVSIEQLEATRDDVAALDWKAQDIALIPVSSLPDETRFGAG, from the coding sequence ATGGGACGCACCGATCTGCCGCAGCGACAGCAGGAGGCCCTGCGCAAGGCGATCTTCTGGGAGTGGTTCACGCTGGGCTACTCCGCGGCGACCATCATGCTGATCGCCGTGGTGATCGGCGGCTCGCAAGCGATGAAGACCGCCTGGGTTGAGGACATCCTCTCTCTGCTGCCCCAGATCTCGTTCCTGGTCGCCCTACTGTTCATCCGGCAACCGCCCAGCCGACGGTTCCCCTACGGCCTGCACCGCGCCATGGGGGTCGGCCACCTGGTTGCCGGGGTGGCACTCCTGCTCATCGGTGCGCTGCTCGCTGTCGAGTCCGCCCTGGGTCTGGCCAGGGCCGAGCATCCCGCGATCGGCACCGTGAACCTGTTCGGCCACACGATCTGGCTGGGATGGTGCATGGTCGCAGTCATGGTCGGCACAATGTGGGGGCCATTCGTCTACGGCCGTGCCAAGCTCAAGCTGGCCCCCGACCTGCACAACAAGGTGCTGTTCACAGACGCGGACATGTCGAAGGCAGACTGGACCACCACGGCGGCCTCCGTGATAGGTGTACTCGGCATCGGCATCGGCTGGTGGTGGCTTGACGGCGTCGCTGCCCTGTTCATCTCGCTGGGCATCGTCAAGGATGGTTGGAGGAACTCGTCCTCTGCAGTCCTGGACCTCATGGACCAGCGGGCGCGCAGCTTCGACGACTCCGAACCCCACCCATTGTCGAGCGACATCGTCAAGCGGGTCCGCCGCGAGGCATGGGTGCGAGACGCTTCTGTCCGGATGCGCGACATGGGGCAGGTGTTCCACATCGAGGTGTTCGTGATCCCCCGCGCCGAGGTGAGCATCGAGCAGTTGGAGGCCACCCGCGACGATGTGGCAGCCCTGGACTGGAAGGCACAGGACATCGCGCTGATCCCCGTCTCCTCCCTGCCGGACGAAACGAGATTCGGGGCCGGGTGA
- the moaA gene encoding GTP 3',8-cyclase MoaA, which produces MFLGLLGDRFGRTARDLRVSLTDRCNLRCSYCMPAEGLAWLPTEATLTDAEVIRLLGVAVERLGITRVRFTGGEPLLRRGLEEIVAAAAALRGPDGRPELALTTNGLGLDRRAAALRAAGLDRVNVSLDSLDPERYAALARRDRLPDVLAGIEAAAAAGLSPVKINAVVMRGANEADVVPLAHFCLDRGYQLRFIEQMPLGPQGEWDRENLVTADEVLGLLRDAFDLSPAVEPRGAAPAELWDATGRDGAPAGRIGVIASVTHPFCGACDRTRLTADGQLRSCLFSRREGDLRSLLRSGASDDELAEAWCAAQWAKPAAHGIDTAGFVPPTRTMSAIGG; this is translated from the coding sequence ATGTTCCTTGGGTTATTGGGGGACCGGTTCGGCCGGACGGCACGCGATCTGCGCGTGTCGTTGACAGACCGCTGCAATCTGCGATGCAGCTACTGCATGCCCGCCGAGGGGCTCGCGTGGCTGCCCACCGAGGCGACCCTCACCGACGCGGAGGTGATCCGGCTGCTCGGCGTCGCTGTGGAACGGCTTGGCATCACGCGGGTCAGGTTCACCGGCGGCGAGCCGCTGCTGCGCCGCGGGCTCGAGGAGATCGTGGCCGCAGCCGCCGCCCTCCGAGGGCCGGACGGACGCCCAGAGCTGGCGCTCACCACCAACGGCCTCGGCCTCGATCGGAGGGCAGCGGCGCTGCGTGCTGCCGGCCTCGACCGGGTCAATGTCTCGCTCGACTCACTCGACCCCGAGCGCTATGCCGCACTGGCCCGCCGGGACAGGCTTCCGGACGTTCTCGCGGGCATCGAAGCCGCTGCGGCGGCGGGCCTTTCACCGGTCAAGATCAACGCCGTCGTGATGCGTGGCGCCAACGAAGCCGATGTGGTGCCCCTTGCTCACTTCTGCCTGGATCGCGGGTATCAACTGAGGTTCATCGAACAGATGCCCCTCGGCCCGCAGGGTGAATGGGACAGGGAGAACCTCGTGACGGCCGACGAGGTGCTCGGCCTCCTGCGCGACGCATTCGACCTCTCTCCGGCCGTCGAGCCACGGGGCGCAGCCCCCGCAGAGCTGTGGGATGCCACCGGCCGCGACGGTGCGCCGGCGGGCCGGATCGGCGTGATCGCCTCCGTGACGCACCCGTTCTGTGGCGCCTGTGACCGAACCCGCCTGACGGCAGACGGGCAACTGCGGTCGTGCCTGTTCTCGCGCCGGGAAGGCGACCTCCGGTCGTTGCTGCGGTCGGGGGCCAGCGACGACGAACTCGCCGAGGCGTGGTGCGCGGCCCAGTGGGCGAAGCCGGCGGCCCATGGCATCGACACTGCAGGCTTCGTTCCGCCGACCCGCACGATGAGCGCTATCGGCGGCTGA
- a CDS encoding HPr family phosphocarrier protein, with amino-acid sequence MPSKTVTVGSHVGLHARPAALIAAAAGEYDDDIFLQMGDSEVDAASSLLIMTLGAEKGAEVTVTSDNAEAVDRIAAMVEQDLDA; translated from the coding sequence TTGCCCAGCAAGACAGTGACCGTCGGATCGCACGTCGGTCTGCACGCCCGCCCCGCCGCGCTCATCGCGGCTGCCGCCGGCGAGTACGACGACGACATCTTCCTGCAGATGGGCGACTCCGAGGTCGATGCGGCCAGCTCGCTGCTGATCATGACCCTCGGGGCGGAGAAAGGCGCCGAGGTCACGGTGACCTCCGACAATGCGGAGGCCGTGGACAGGATCGCCGCCATGGTCGAGCAGGACCTGGACGCCTGA
- a CDS encoding SDR family oxidoreductase, translating into MTHDPRVSHHTGGFPDQEQSQPGLTDETSPRPDHGEASYTGSGRLAGRRALITGGDSGIGRAVAIAFAREGADVAIAHLPEEHADAADTIALIERAGRRGLSLPGDVRDEDFATGIVESTVEEFGGLDILVLNAGYQKDRDGIETLPTEEFDRVFRTNLYGMLWSARAAVPRLEPGSSIIVTASIQAYNPSHSIIDYAMTKAAQVAFVQAAADELGEKGIRVNAVAPGPIWTPLIPGTGWDAERLATFGQDTPLGRAGQPAELAGAYVYLASEDASYTSGAVLPVTGGKHL; encoded by the coding sequence ATGACCCACGACCCGCGCGTCAGCCACCACACGGGCGGCTTCCCTGATCAGGAGCAGAGCCAGCCTGGCCTCACCGACGAGACCTCACCCAGGCCGGATCACGGCGAAGCCAGCTACACCGGCAGCGGCAGGCTGGCCGGCCGCAGGGCGCTGATCACCGGCGGAGACTCAGGCATCGGACGCGCCGTCGCCATCGCCTTCGCCCGGGAGGGCGCCGACGTGGCAATCGCCCACCTCCCAGAGGAGCACGCCGACGCGGCCGACACCATTGCCCTGATCGAGCGGGCCGGCCGTCGGGGGCTCTCCCTGCCTGGGGACGTTCGCGACGAGGACTTCGCCACCGGCATCGTGGAGTCCACCGTCGAGGAGTTCGGCGGCCTCGACATCCTGGTGCTCAACGCCGGATACCAGAAGGACCGTGACGGCATCGAGACGCTGCCCACCGAGGAGTTCGACCGGGTCTTCCGAACGAACCTGTACGGCATGCTGTGGAGCGCCCGGGCGGCCGTGCCTCGGCTGGAGCCGGGCAGCTCGATCATCGTGACTGCATCGATCCAGGCTTACAACCCGTCGCACTCGATCATCGACTACGCCATGACCAAGGCGGCCCAGGTCGCGTTCGTGCAGGCCGCCGCCGACGAACTGGGCGAGAAGGGCATCCGCGTCAACGCAGTCGCACCCGGGCCCATCTGGACGCCGCTCATCCCCGGCACAGGCTGGGATGCCGAGAGGTTGGCCACGTTCGGTCAGGACACGCCGCTCGGCCGGGCGGGGCAGCCGGCCGAGCTGGCAGGCGCCTACGTCTACCTGGCCTCCGAGGACGCCAGCTACACCTCCGGCGCGGTGCTGCCCGTGACTGGCGGTAAACACCTGTAG
- a CDS encoding NAD(P)H-dependent flavin oxidoreductase — MALPERLTGLRLPVVAAPMFLVSGPDLVLACAHAGVLGSFPALNRRTTGGFDEWLALISAGARDAPYAVNLIVHSSNPRLDDDLEVIARRRVPVVITSLGASDRVVAAVHAYGGLVFHDVTTLAHARRAIAAGVDGLILVSAGAGGHAGTLNPFSFVTAVRSFYDGTLLLGGGLSTGADVAAAIALGADLAYLGTRFVATQESLAPQEYKDMLAAAAPEDIVYTPTVSSIPANFLAESLTRAGIDPAAPPGPVDLTHLTSPSPSDAKAWRDIWSAGQSVAGITDTPSVAQLVYRLDEEYAAAVKRLRRHP, encoded by the coding sequence ATGGCGCTGCCTGAACGGCTGACGGGGCTTCGGCTGCCCGTCGTCGCCGCACCCATGTTCCTGGTGTCCGGCCCCGACCTGGTGCTGGCCTGCGCACACGCCGGGGTGCTGGGCTCCTTCCCCGCGCTGAACCGGCGCACCACAGGAGGGTTCGACGAGTGGCTGGCCCTCATCTCGGCCGGGGCCCGCGACGCCCCGTACGCGGTGAACCTGATCGTCCACTCCTCGAATCCCCGGCTCGACGACGACCTCGAGGTCATCGCTCGGCGCCGCGTCCCCGTCGTCATCACGTCGCTGGGCGCCTCCGACCGCGTCGTCGCGGCCGTGCACGCCTACGGCGGACTGGTCTTCCACGACGTCACGACGCTGGCCCACGCGCGCCGGGCGATCGCCGCCGGGGTCGACGGCCTGATCCTCGTCTCCGCCGGCGCAGGCGGGCACGCCGGCACGCTGAACCCGTTCTCCTTCGTCACCGCCGTGCGGTCCTTCTACGACGGGACCCTGCTGCTCGGCGGAGGGCTCAGCACCGGAGCCGACGTCGCCGCCGCCATCGCGCTCGGCGCCGACCTCGCCTACCTCGGCACGCGGTTCGTCGCGACGCAGGAGTCGCTCGCCCCGCAGGAGTACAAGGACATGCTCGCGGCCGCGGCCCCCGAGGACATCGTCTACACGCCCACCGTCAGCTCGATCCCGGCGAACTTCCTCGCCGAGAGCCTGACCCGCGCAGGCATCGACCCGGCGGCGCCGCCCGGCCCCGTCGACCTCACGCACCTGACGTCGCCGTCGCCGTCCGACGCGAAGGCCTGGCGCGACATCTGGTCCGCCGGTCAGTCGGTCGCGGGCATCACCGACACCCCGTCGGTCGCGCAACTCGTGTACCGGCTCGACGAGGAGTACGCCGCCGCCGTGAAACGCCTGAGGAGGCACCCGTGA
- a CDS encoding MoaD/ThiS family protein codes for MEVRFFAGAAEAAGVESLQLDGEPATRADLVAHLARDNERLARVLEVSALLADGVRLTQPASSLAGVQRVDVLPPFAGG; via the coding sequence ATGGAAGTGCGTTTCTTCGCCGGAGCCGCGGAGGCGGCGGGGGTCGAATCCCTGCAGCTCGACGGCGAGCCCGCGACCCGGGCTGATCTCGTCGCGCACCTCGCGCGCGACAACGAGCGGCTGGCACGGGTGCTGGAGGTCAGCGCGTTGCTCGCCGACGGCGTCCGGCTGACGCAACCTGCCAGCTCCCTGGCAGGCGTCCAACGAGTCGACGTGCTTCCGCCCTTCGCGGGCGGCTGA
- a CDS encoding nitrate reductase subunit alpha — MSPMDQTARLDGPASEALLKLGKFFTRWDETSDQRAVFREGGRAGDVFYRDRWSHDKVVRSTHGVNCTGSCSWKVYVKDGIITWESQQTDYPSTGPDRPEYEPRGCPRGAAFSWYTYSPTRVRYPYGRGVLLEMYREAKARLGDPVEAFREVSTDPLKRRRYQQARGKGGLVRITWDEALEIAAASYINTIANYGPDRLVSFSPIPAMSMVSHAIGTRFTHLLGGAMTSFYDWYADLPVASPQIFGDQTDVPESGDWWDATYLMMWGSNVPVTRTPDAHWMAEVRYRGTKVVAVSPDYADNVKFADEWLPAQAGTDAALAMAMGHVILKENFVDRTVDFFDDYVKQFTDFGMLVTLEEHPDGHGLTAGKFLAAADLTGEARQADASFKTVMWDRASGAPAVPKGSMGFRYNEEDAGQWNLDLGELRPTLSLLDVPGAEGREVALPCFEDPRGVGSIIRRGVPTLVVEGRLVTTVFDLMLAQYGVGREGLPGSWASGYDDVTSPYTPAWQAEITSVPAEACIRTAREFARNSEASNGRTMIIIGAGICHWFHADVTYRAIIALLMMTGCIGRNGGGWAHYVGQEKCRPMTGWFNMANAMDWQRPPRTMIGTAYWYMHTDQWRTDGFSADIVTSPLSKGNLDHLHTADAVAEANRLGWMPFYPQFATNPLDLADEATAAVERGEAASVQAYIADRVKAGDLKSSIEDIDAPENWPRTMMLWRSNLFGSSAKGAEYFSKHLLGTHNNVMPNPDATVNRPEVVAWHDEAPEGKLDLLMTADFRMTSSTLLSDIVFPAATWYEKHDLSSTDMHPFVHAFTPAIDPPWETRSDFQLFTGLAERISELARGRLDTRKDIVAVALQHDTPGQLRQPGGHAPDWRGTDRPAVPGENFPTLAVVERDYTAIADKLLSVGPLAEKLGFTVKNITYKVGHQVNQLARLHGVYPSGPAEGRPAIDTDQKLAEAILMFSGTTNGELATQGFRELEIRTGRHLIDLAEGSEERRITFRETQQAPQPVISSPEWSGSETGGRRYTAFTTNVERLKPWHTLTGRMHFFLDHDWMIDAGEQLPTFRPPLDMTRAYGEPELGPNGEKAITVRYLTVHNKWSIHSEYQDNLFMLSLGRGGPQAWLSVNDAASIGVKDNEWVELTNANGVFVARAVVTSKLPDGIAYVQHAQERTIDVPKSQATGRRGGIHNSVTRILLKPTHLIGGYAHQAYAFNYIGPTGVQRDIVSTVRRRSQEVQY, encoded by the coding sequence CTGTCGCCCATGGATCAGACAGCGCGACTCGACGGCCCAGCCTCCGAGGCCCTGCTCAAGCTGGGGAAGTTCTTCACCCGTTGGGACGAGACGTCGGATCAACGTGCGGTCTTCCGCGAGGGGGGTCGCGCCGGCGACGTGTTCTACCGCGACCGCTGGAGCCACGACAAGGTGGTGCGTTCGACCCATGGCGTCAACTGCACCGGTTCCTGCTCGTGGAAGGTCTACGTCAAGGATGGGATCATCACCTGGGAGTCCCAGCAGACCGACTACCCCTCAACGGGTCCGGACCGCCCGGAGTACGAGCCCCGCGGGTGCCCCCGTGGCGCAGCGTTCTCCTGGTACACCTATTCGCCCACGCGGGTCCGCTACCCGTACGGCCGCGGGGTGCTGCTCGAGATGTACCGGGAGGCGAAGGCCCGCCTCGGTGACCCGGTCGAGGCGTTCCGGGAGGTCTCCACCGATCCGCTCAAGCGGCGCCGCTACCAACAGGCCCGTGGCAAGGGCGGGCTGGTGCGCATCACCTGGGATGAGGCCCTGGAGATCGCCGCCGCCAGCTACATCAACACGATCGCGAACTACGGCCCCGACCGCCTCGTCTCGTTCTCGCCCATCCCCGCCATGAGCATGGTCTCGCACGCGATCGGCACCCGGTTCACGCACCTTCTCGGCGGCGCGATGACGAGCTTCTACGACTGGTACGCGGACCTGCCCGTCGCCAGCCCGCAGATCTTCGGCGACCAGACTGACGTGCCGGAGTCCGGAGACTGGTGGGACGCCACCTACCTCATGATGTGGGGCTCCAACGTCCCCGTGACCAGGACCCCCGACGCCCATTGGATGGCGGAGGTCCGCTACCGCGGCACCAAGGTCGTGGCCGTGAGCCCCGACTACGCGGACAACGTCAAGTTCGCCGACGAGTGGCTGCCCGCCCAGGCGGGCACCGACGCTGCGCTGGCCATGGCCATGGGCCACGTCATCCTCAAGGAGAACTTCGTCGACCGCACTGTGGACTTCTTCGACGACTACGTCAAGCAGTTCACCGACTTCGGGATGCTCGTGACGCTTGAGGAGCACCCGGACGGCCACGGCCTGACCGCCGGGAAGTTCCTCGCTGCCGCCGACCTGACGGGCGAGGCCAGGCAGGCTGACGCGTCGTTCAAGACAGTCATGTGGGACCGCGCCTCCGGAGCCCCGGCCGTGCCGAAGGGATCGATGGGGTTCCGCTACAACGAGGAGGACGCGGGCCAGTGGAACCTGGACCTCGGCGAGCTGCGCCCCACGCTCAGCCTCCTCGACGTGCCGGGGGCGGAGGGACGTGAGGTCGCACTGCCCTGCTTCGAGGACCCCAGGGGAGTCGGCAGCATCATCCGACGCGGCGTCCCGACGCTAGTCGTGGAGGGCAGGCTGGTCACCACCGTCTTCGATCTGATGCTTGCGCAGTACGGCGTTGGCCGCGAGGGTCTGCCGGGATCGTGGGCCAGCGGCTACGACGACGTGACCTCGCCCTACACGCCCGCGTGGCAGGCGGAGATCACCTCGGTTCCGGCTGAGGCCTGCATCCGCACGGCCCGCGAGTTCGCCCGCAATTCCGAGGCGTCCAACGGGCGCACGATGATCATCATCGGGGCCGGTATCTGCCACTGGTTCCACGCCGACGTCACGTACCGCGCGATCATCGCGCTGCTCATGATGACCGGCTGCATCGGCCGCAACGGCGGGGGATGGGCGCACTACGTCGGCCAGGAGAAGTGCCGTCCCATGACGGGCTGGTTCAACATGGCCAACGCCATGGACTGGCAGCGTCCGCCGCGCACCATGATCGGCACCGCGTACTGGTACATGCACACCGACCAGTGGCGCACCGACGGGTTCTCGGCGGACATCGTCACGTCGCCGCTGTCGAAGGGCAACCTCGATCACCTGCACACCGCGGACGCCGTCGCGGAGGCGAACCGGCTGGGGTGGATGCCCTTCTACCCGCAGTTCGCCACCAACCCACTCGATCTCGCCGACGAGGCGACCGCGGCCGTCGAGCGGGGCGAGGCCGCCAGCGTCCAGGCCTACATCGCCGACAGGGTGAAGGCGGGCGACCTGAAGAGCTCGATCGAGGACATCGACGCGCCCGAGAACTGGCCGCGCACCATGATGCTCTGGCGCTCGAACCTGTTCGGATCCTCCGCGAAGGGGGCCGAGTACTTCAGCAAGCATCTGCTGGGCACGCACAACAACGTGATGCCCAACCCCGACGCCACGGTCAACCGCCCCGAGGTCGTCGCGTGGCACGACGAGGCGCCGGAGGGCAAGCTCGACCTGCTCATGACGGCGGACTTCCGCATGACCAGTTCGACGCTCCTCTCGGACATCGTCTTCCCCGCGGCCACCTGGTACGAGAAGCACGACCTGTCGAGCACCGACATGCACCCCTTCGTCCACGCCTTCACGCCGGCCATCGACCCGCCGTGGGAGACGCGCAGCGACTTCCAGCTGTTCACAGGACTCGCCGAGCGCATCTCGGAGCTCGCGCGGGGCCGGCTCGACACCCGCAAGGACATCGTCGCGGTCGCGCTGCAGCACGACACCCCCGGCCAGCTCAGGCAGCCGGGCGGCCACGCCCCGGACTGGCGGGGCACGGACCGGCCTGCGGTGCCTGGGGAGAACTTCCCGACACTGGCGGTCGTCGAGCGTGACTACACGGCCATCGCCGACAAGCTGCTCTCGGTCGGCCCGCTGGCCGAGAAGCTGGGATTCACGGTCAAGAACATCACCTACAAGGTCGGCCACCAGGTCAACCAGCTGGCCAGGCTGCACGGCGTGTACCCGTCGGGCCCGGCGGAGGGTCGTCCGGCGATCGACACCGACCAGAAGCTGGCCGAGGCGATCCTGATGTTCTCCGGCACCACCAACGGGGAACTCGCCACGCAGGGCTTCAGAGAGCTGGAGATCAGGACCGGGCGCCACCTCATCGACCTCGCGGAGGGCTCGGAGGAACGGCGCATCACGTTCCGCGAGACGCAGCAGGCTCCCCAGCCGGTCATCTCGTCGCCCGAGTGGTCGGGCTCAGAGACCGGCGGACGCCGCTACACGGCATTCACCACGAACGTGGAGCGCCTCAAGCCCTGGCACACGCTCACCGGCCGGATGCACTTCTTCCTCGACCACGACTGGATGATCGACGCCGGAGAGCAACTTCCGACGTTCCGGCCCCCGCTCGACATGACCCGCGCCTACGGGGAGCCGGAGCTCGGTCCCAACGGCGAGAAGGCGATCACCGTGCGCTACCTGACCGTGCACAACAAGTGGTCGATCCATTCCGAGTACCAGGACAACCTGTTCATGCTCAGCCTCGGCCGAGGCGGGCCGCAGGCGTGGCTCAGCGTCAACGACGCGGCCTCGATCGGCGTCAAGGACAACGAGTGGGTGGAGCTCACCAACGCCAACGGCGTCTTCGTGGCCCGCGCTGTCGTCACGTCCAAGCTGCCCGACGGCATCGCGTACGTGCAGCACGCACAGGAGCGCACCATCGACGTGCCGAAGTCGCAGGCGACGGGACGCCGAGGCGGCATCCACAACTCGGTCACCCGCATCCTGCTGAAGCCGACCCACCTCATCGGCGGCTACGCGCACCAGGCATACGCGTTCAACTACATCGGCCCCACCGGCGTGCAGCGGGACATCGTCTCGACCGTCCGCCGCCGCTCCCAGGAGGTGCAGTACTGA